A window of Notolabrus celidotus isolate fNotCel1 chromosome 11, fNotCel1.pri, whole genome shotgun sequence contains these coding sequences:
- the LOC117821707 gene encoding troponin C, slow skeletal and cardiac muscles-like: MDDVYKAAVENLTEEQKNEFKAAFDIFIQDAEDGCISTKELGKVMRMLGQNPTPEELQEMIDEVDEDGSGTVDFDEFLVMMVRCMKEESKGKSEEELAELFRMFDKNGDGYIDLEELKGMLESTGESITEDDIEELMKDGDKNNDGKIDYDEFLEFMKGVE, from the exons ATGGATGACGTATATAAAGCAGCG GTTGAGAACTTGACGGAGGAGCAGAAAAATG AGTTCAAGGCTGCGTTCGACATCTTCATCCAGGATGCAGAGGACGGCTGCATCAGCACCAAGGAGTTGGGGAAGGTGATGAGGATGCTGGGACAGAATCCAACCCCTGAAGAGTTACAGGAGATGATAGATGAGGTGGATGAAGATG GCAGCGGTACGGTAGACTTCGATGAGTTCTTGGTTATGATGGTGCGCTGCATGAAGGAGGAGAGCAAAGGAAAATCAGAGGAGGAGTTGGCGGAGCTGTTCCGCATGTTTGATAA GAATGGGGACGGATACATAGACCTAGAGGAGCTGAAGGGCATGCTGGAGTCGACCGGAGAGTCCATCACAGAAGATGACATCGAGGAGCTGATGAAGGAtggagacaaaaacaatgaTGGAAAGATTGATTATGACG AGTTCCTGGAGTTCATGAAAGGTGTTGAATAA